Genomic window (Nicotiana sylvestris chromosome 7, ASM39365v2, whole genome shotgun sequence):
CTTAGGGTGAATTGGGTTGGTATTAttaaggggtttgggttggtaTTAAAAGGGTTTGGTCTGAAAAATTAGAGAAATTAAAAAGGCTATTTTTTAAATACCCAAATAATtctataaaaatattttataaataattaacagattattagaaataatattcatgcatataaatattttaaaatagttaCTACATATTTAGAAAAATACAATGAGCTATTTTTGTAATAATAATGTAATAATGTacacatgggctataattgcaaaattattgcaattataaccaaCAGGTATAAATctggccatttgtgaaataatttgaaCATAATATAACTATAAATAGCAATATTAAGCCATGAGATGATATAagtcatttgtgatgcaatttttaattatttttgtaaataaaatacttggataaaattaattttaaaatatatattatgAAAAATATcgattgatgctaatgcatatttttgaaggtatatatgcacttaaaagcattatagggaaaaattgggtatcaacagctgcccctctttacccgggaaggatggaagagttttcgggtaaagaaatgttGGCAAATTTTGACCGAATGTGATGTTTTTAGAAAAATGGAGGCCGAactctggtctttgagctgcctacatatccctggttttacaataatcaggccatgtgtagtttcgGATACATCGGTGAATGAAGCCGATGGAGTTGTCATAGAAATGGTAGCCAATTTCGGCAAAGGTTCTTTTATGAAGGGTAATGTTGAACAGAGTTATGATTTTGGGTTTGGAGTGTATCAGATGTATTAGAGGGTAGATAGCTAGATATCACGAGGTAGGATGGGTAACTGATGATAATCAGTTATGAATGGAGAAATGAAAATGGTATGAGCGGAAATCagagcgaaggttgctcctgcTTGAAAAATAGTTACCCTCGAGATcacaagaaaactcaaaatacGATGCATGCAAGTACATAGATTACTAcgaaaatttaaacgtgatgcaaatttcctttggaccatgaagaaTTCCCCTGGACGGTGTGGATGACGTCCTTATActatgatgtcctaggccatgagTTGTGAGATATGatatttgcaggccatgaaatgatgttatcaggccatgaaaatggtgcctccgaaccatgacgcctttgaataatgatatgcaaatttgagaaatcctcaggccatggcatggtgtcttccggctgtgaggatgatgcctttagacaatgacgcctttggacaagttttcgatatttcagcctatgagatgtaataatatgatgctaaaattaacaagacaaggcttagtcttatgAGGTTGAGGGCAGAGCTTAACTCGAAAGAGGAGAAAATAGATAGTGTTGAAAcagagcaacatttatgcaaggagggacaatgtttagtcccatgagaagacaatgcttagccttatgcaaaaactCGAGACAAAGCTTAGTCCTATGgcaggtagagcttaaccttaagcaaatatggaggcagggcttagcctcatacaagatagagacagagcttagtctcacgCAAGATGTGGCATAGGGCTTAGTCCCCTGCAAAtaaaaggcagagcttagccttatgcaaatatgaaagtagggcttagcctcatgcaagattcgggacagtgcttagtcctaTGAAAAtgaaaggcagagcttagtcttatgcaaatatggaggcagggcatagcctcatacaagatggagatagagcttagtctcatgcaggatgcgggacagggcttagtcccatactAATGCAAGGCAACACCTAGCCTTATGGAAATATgggggcagggcttagcctcatgcaagatttgggaTAGGGCGTAGTCCCATACAAATgaaaggtagagcttagccttatgcaaatatggaggaagggCTTTGCCTCGTGCAAGATTTGGGACATGGTTTAGTCCCATGTAAATGAAAGGCAGAgcttatccttatgcaaatatggaggcagggcttagcctcatgcaagattcgggacagggcttagtcctatgcaagtgaaaggcagagcttagccttatacaaatatggaggcaaagcttagcctcatgccatatggagacagagcttagtcttatgCAGGATACATGATAGGGCTtggtcccatgcaaatggaaggcagagcttagccgtatgtaaatatggaggtatgtcttagcctcatgcaaggtgcgggacagggcttagtcccatgcaaagaacaAATAGCAAATAAGGGTAGAATGTTTCTTAGTTGGAGTTCTGTTCGGTGTCTGCTGGCCCGATTGATACTAATTTTGCTGCATGTATATATTTGTGAATGCTACTGTTACATCAGATGTGCCTgcactcaaagaaaaattgtaagtttcgtaaagggaggttggttcgtgcctttttTCTGCTATCTCTTCTCCTCCAGGAGGCCTTGTTTGAGTTCCTTGGGTAACACTTGGTTGttatagagttttcgaaaatatgcaattattggtgaaaatagagttattttagaaaacatacTGAAATGTCACGTAATTTtggatgaactagtgactgtaacacatttcagagacattgcagctttcttgtGTTAGAATTTTAagagtttggtagatgatccttcggccATTTGCGAGTGACAActcttgttgaaccttcttcagaattttgagaatccttctcaaaattctaccccagttatCGTTCTGGGggggggaatgaaaattttattatgatatgaccgaacccacagggctgcctacgtatcccctcttaaatgagaatcagatctagcgtagttcaattacatcagatgaagaaatgtaagtagtctaaacatagtatctcttgactgcgtctgaattgattggttttggccagatttctccgtcCAATTTAGCAAGTATGAgcgctcctcctgttagcaccctatgaaccatgtaaggaccctaccagttgggagagaatttccctttggcttcatcttgatgtgggaagattttcttcagtATCAACTGTCCTTGTGCAaactgccttggtttgaccctcttgttgaaagctctggacattttgttctaATAAAGCTGACTGTGATATATTTCGTTCATTaattttccatctataagggccaactgttcatagcggctccttatccattctgcatcactgagttcggtTTCCTGTataattcttaaagaaggaatcactaCCTTTGCTGGGATGAGAGctttggtaccataaaccagtaagtAGGGAGTTGCCCAAGTTGATGTacggactgtagtgcggtaccctaatagggcaaagggtaacttcatgtgccattatttatgatttctACGATCTTCCTTAGCATCTTCTTGATAATCTTTttggcagcttctacggctccgttcatctgaggtctgtacgCTAtggagtttttgtgcttgattttgaaagtttcacacatggctttcatcagatcactattgagattgacGGCATCATTAGtgacaatggactcgggaacttcgaatcgacaaacaatacgatccttgacaaaatctgcgatgactttttTGGTTATAACTTTGTAGGATGCAGCCTCCAACTATTtatgtgaagtagtcaatggttactagaataaatctgtgcccgtttgaagtagtgggctcgatcggaccgatgatatccattccccagcggcgaatggccaaggtgagcttgttgcattgagctcatttggcggcacttttatcatattggcatgcacttgacattggtagcattttcGAAACATACTAGACgcaatctgtctccatagtcatccaaaagtaactggcCCTAtgtatcttcttggccaagacaaaaccattcatatgcgggccgcaggtcccagcatgtatctcctcaagtagcttagaagcctcttttgcgttaacacatcttagcaatccccaattaggagttcttctgtacaagtttcccCCGCTGCGGAAGAAGTGATTGCACAATCTccaaagtgtgcgtttctgagtatggttcgcatgctccggatattctccttttgccaaatattctttgatatcgtgaaaccaaggcttccCGTCTATTTCCTCTTCAATATGGGTACAATATGCTAactgattatgaattctcactgggatgggatcaatgaaattcttgtctgtatactatatcatggatgacaaagtggacAATGCATcaacaaactcattctgaactctaggaacatgccgaaactctatcttcgtgaacctctttctcaattcctgtacatggtgcagatatggcaatatcttggaattcttggtgacccactctccttgtaccttgtgcacaagcaaatctgaatcaccgattaccagcagctcctgaatattcatgtcgattgctATGTTGAGCACTAGTATGCATgattcatactctgccatgttgttggtgcaaggaaatttgagtttagcagataccggataatgttggccAGTTTCCGAGACCAAGAcagctccaatgcccactcctttgaaattagCAGCtctatcaaagaacatcctccaaccgtcgtattcTTCAGTAATGTTCTCTCCGatgaatgacacttcttcatcaggaaaatacgttttcaagggttcatattTTCCTCCcacgggatttttagcaagatggtctgccaattcttgtcctttgaccgcctatTGAGTtgcatagacgatatcgaactcacttaacagtatctaccgcttggctaacttcccagtcggcatgggcttctgaaatatgtactatAGAGGGTCCATATTGGATATAAGGTATGTGgtgtaagcacataagtaatgcctcaatttctgagttgtccaggtcaaagcacagcaagtgtaTTCCAGTAGAGAGTATCGTGTTTCATAAGGTGTGATTTTCTTactcaggtagtatatggcttgccaTTTTCTCcctatctcgtcatgttgtcccagaacacatccgaaggctccatctaatacaaaaagatagagtagcaaaggtctacCTGGCTCTGGCGAGACCAAGACctgtggtgtggacaggtactccttgattttgtcgaaagctttctgacaatcttcggtccagcttgtttcggcatctttcttcaacatctttgaagatgggttcacatataactgtggactgcgctatgaagcgactgatatttTCTAGGAAGCTCATCGCGTACTTTTTGCTCCTAAGTGGTGGTAAAtcttgaatagccttaactttggataGGCCCAATTCGATTTCCCGACGACTGAaaataaatcccaacaactttcctgcgggaaccccgaatgcacattttgcagggtcaattttaagttgtacctccttaacctgtcaaagaacttttttaagtctgctatgtgatctgcgaacctcttggatttgataatgacatcgtacACATACAtaacctctatttctttgtgtattatATTATGGAAGaaggttgtcatggctctcatgtaagtagccccagcattctttagaccgaatagcatcatcttgtagtagtatacccccatggtgtaataaaagctattttctTTGCAACTTCTTCATCCAttcagatctggtgataacctgcgaagcagtctacaaaggattggagttcatgcttagtgcaattgttgatcaggatgtgtatatttggtagtggaaagtcgtccttgggacttgctctgtttagtaacttcctccttgattttcatgctcatatctggtttgaattttatGTGTTTCTGCTTCACCGGTGGACATATGGGATttgtaggcaacttgtgagccactatggacgtgctcaaaccggtcatgtcatcatatgaccatgcaaagatatcctcatactccttcaagaaacgaatgtactcctctttctctggcggtgataagtgaatgcttatgcgagtctctttGGCGTTTTCGACGTCTCCCAAATTTattgcttcggtttcgtccaagttggacttatgcttattctcaaagttctcaacctctctgacaaactcctcaggtatttcatcttcttcctccgagtcactatccttatattgcgttgtctcattacatgtaacagtcaccggttcattaggaaaagtaatGATGACACTATAGAAAGAAAAGTgtggaagataataatgaataataaatagcaatgcattgattaaaattgaaaacatccaaaacaagtacggctcgatgaatcgagcatttatatgaaacaagtaagtctttcaaaacaaaattactaaaaatatcTTAGATGCGtagcatggctatagaaataaaattaagttgattgccaagctacccagggactcggcgggctcgggatggtgtggcagtacagttcttgagaacaactccctactccacagtctgaatggtgaggccttcctcttcatcctcctcaattattgAACTGCAATCTATGTCCTCGTTCTCTAAGAACAAATTCCTTAGCCCAAATAGAGCATCTTCTTCTGTAGTTCCCCATGTTgtatcagcctggtgaaaagtttgacctagttgtggcactggttgctcgagaggtaATAAGGTCCGTGCCAtcgaggcgaccaatcatcatactcctgTCATGCATACTAGTATCCGACCCGAAGGTAGTAATATGACATTTCAACTGTACTTGTTTGGTAATGCCctagagattcttcccaagccctttcccgggttcatacccagaccatgctagtatgctttgtatcttgttactccaccatttgtctttctcaactgtATTGGCATGTTCGATGTGGTAATAAGTtttccctcctagccttcttctgttcCCGATAACCGGGATGGTTCGACTGGTGTAAATAGGGTTACTCCCGTCCCTGtcaatgatcacctcctgatggttctaTTCGAACTTTATGGCTTGGTGTAGTATGGAAGCCATAACCCCagtggcatgtatccaaggtcgacttaacagaagattatatgaagCTGATATGTCCagctgatacgctcaaattacactttaataaatagtgtaagggggtcggtgtcaaatataataacccaacaagtttagggtcgaatcccacagggaataggtgtgaaaaggttactcttATAGTGTGTTGCTCGACTAAAGTGGTATCTCTATTCGGTTAACAGTAACAAGAGAATGGTTTTatagtaacaagagtatgaattgagTTTGTTTGGAAGTATCAACTAATTGGAAtatttatagagtaattaattggattaaagaaaccaaggttgtgtcccctttaatGGAGTGTAATGCTTattggtgttaatatgatatatttctaatggaaggttcttttgataagcaaatgatgtctaagtgactaccaatatttcccaatagttgagtagtatttcctatttataattttcccaaatataaaagagttgcaatttagaaccatcaatatatgcaaagtaaaacccacttattcctaagcgattctattaaacaaggtttaaagccttgagtcattgatatttacttctaccaaattctaacccactttcccaagcaaagcaagaatttaatggcacttgttaatgtttgcaatcaccaacaataaaaaaagaatgagaagtaaataaatatcaaccaaccattatatatatattcaattttaaacacccatttagggtccacaaccttagtatttaaagttagctacttATACTACAATACAAAAACCAAAGAGTATTAAATTTCATAAAAGCTTACACAGTAGAGAATCTTCACCCAAAAGCTACCAAAAGTGAGGAATATTAATGTCTTGGAATGTGGTTCAAAGACTAGACAAGATAAGCCCACAAAGACATCATAAAACTATTTATAGTAAACTCAAAATCGGGACAGAaaacggacaaaaatgccctttcaggtcTGATATACGATCGCATTCTTGTCGCAAAGCACATATGTGGTCCGCGTCTTGAACATCCTCATCGCAGACTGGAACCCTAGTTTATATTCTTCGCATTCCAATTATGCGGATCGCATTGCAAAAATGCGATCGCATTTTGCATCGCATCTTCGTCCTTCAGTGACCTTCATGGTTGGTTTGCGGTTCAATCTACGGCTCGCATGTTggttctgcgatcgcataatggaccgcattctTGACTTGAGATTTAACCCAGTTCTCTGCTTTTGTCTGCGATTTGACGTGCATTCTGCGGCTTGCATGttggttctgcggtcgcataatggaccgcattctTAACTTGAGATTTAACCCAGATATCTGCTTTTGTCTGTGATTTGACGTGCATTCTGCGTCTAGCATGTctgatctgcgatcgcatagtgtatcgCAGACTAGCATTTTTGCTACATTTcctcttttcttgtctttttgcttCCATTTCCATGTTCTTGAGTTCTCGGTCCTTATGTACTGTAGAAACAACAAAACTACATAAGTAACGAAGATAATTgcattaaaacaagctaaaatctaagcaattagtattgaaatgtgccgaaattctctggcacatcaacacccccaacttaaactcttgcttgtcctcaagcaactaaaactAACTTAGCCTATTCTAGACTTTATTTACAAAACATGAAACGATAATGACTACGGGTGGTATTCATTGCTAGTACTTCAAGCATGCATCTAAAATTGTTTTACCCTTCCTGAACTGATAGTATATACAAGGaaaactaatcaacttgtgaacCTTGAGCCTCAGACATTGCGACAAAATGTTACCCTCAGCTGAGTGCAATTGCATTTGATGCAAAAGCACAACTTTTGTTTAACTCCACAGTTCATGTACCCTCACTAGAAAGAAGGTCCCAAAATCACAATATTTACAAGGACAACAAAAAGGGACAGTTTACAAatacactcactctcagaaagaacttcaagtgttacaacatttcataccataagcttgcccttattttaattcactGCTTATTCAAGAATGTTCGGTTGGAGGTCtcataaggactttttaagcttgtaatgtaggttttgGGAAGGGTTGGATAGACATTTGGGTACAAGTGACttcaccctccttgaacactactcacaattttccattattttttactttgcttcttttcaaaccCTCACAGCCTCATTTGCGTCTAGTTTCCAATATAGAACAACCTTACATACCTCTTCTAATTTTATTCAAGGCTCCATACTTTATATACATacacatattttctttttttttatctaaaACAAACCCTTTTTGAGGCATATGGTCCTAACTCAACGTACAACCTTACCAATCTCCACTGCGACaccacccccaacttaggcttttagcctcgttctcaatgttcaaggagggacgggttcaaGAGAGGGGATTATTTTACAAAAAAAGGCGAGGTTTGTAATGAGTTGGCCAAAGAAAAGGCTTAAAGGCTCAAATTGGGTACTAGTGATATTATTTATGTACAGGTTGGCTTGAAAGGCTACAGAGGTCTGGCAAATAAGACAAAGAATGCCTAAGATCATCCCTCCAACCAAACATACTATCATTAGCATTGAAaaaccaaccgggcaagttctagatgataGAAGTAAACACGAGAGTTATATACACATAGagaactcacacacacatggtacACGACTGTTTCATTCACATAATTTGACGCTTTCGAGTCAACACTTGGCAACTCAAGGCTTTCATCATAGACACATGTATAACTCTAGGTTGCCATAGAGTCACagagcgagcctcaagttcaGAAAGTTGATCAtaaagactaattcccttaaaaAAGTTGTCAatctatccatcatcgggaaaagtcgacaaaaacaatatttttttatatGTGGAAGGGTATATGATATGTACAGACACACATTCTTCATACTAGGCAATTACACCAAACCGGTCAAAATGATTCATTTTATGATCCTGGTTTTatattacacccttggaaaagaatcggGAGAAGAAAAACCAAGAGGAATTGATTCCTAATCACtatctacttgtttttgttgtttttcttttatatggACAACTGTATCATATTTACACAATACTATTATGAATACAAAACAAACACTAATATTAACATCATCACGAATTTCATAACACAACTCATGTACCGAAGTCATACTAATATATATACAGAACACAAAATACACATAAGTACAAGAGTCTGATTGTAACATATAGATATGTATATGTACAATAGTttccaatatcacaaaaatatcTACAATGCTACCCTCCACCCCAACTAAAAGCATGCATTGTCCGCAATGCATAAAAACATAGAGATGTGTTTGAGGGGGGCTCCTTGAGGCACACTAAGTGCTATGGGAGCCAGTAGTTGGCTAAGTACTGGAGGGGTCACCCTCGGATGTGGAAGCTGGGACCGATCAGAGCTCGGTCTGAGAAGTGACCTCTCCTGATGGAGTAATG
Coding sequences:
- the LOC138873732 gene encoding uncharacterized protein, whose protein sequence is MLKKDAETSWTEDCQKAFDKIKEYLSTPQAVKGQELADHLAKNPVGGKYEPLKTYFPDEEVSFIGENITEEYDGWRMFFDRAANFKGVGIGAVLVSETGQHYPVSAKLKFPCTNNMAEYESCILVLNIAIDMNIQELLVIGDSDLLVHKLEAASYKVITKKVIADFVKDRIVCRFEVPESIVTNDAVNLNSDLMKAMCETFKIKHKNSIAYRPQMNGAVEAAKKIIKKMLRKIVEIINNGT